The DNA segment GGACAGCCTGACCGCCGCCTAAAAAAAACTTCAACTCTTACGAAAATATTCTGGCGGGGGTCTCGCCCAAAAAATAATGAAAGTCGTGAATTTCGAATTTTAACTAGTACTCATATCTCTTTTTCAACAAAATAACCAAACAGCATAAACCTCAATAATGGGAACTTTTTCTATCAGCACACGTTTTAATGGACAATATAAATTTGTTTTCAACTCTAGAAAAGGGAAGATTATCTATACGAGTATTCCGTACGAGGATAAAGAGGAATGTGAGAAAGCGATTGCAATTATCAAATCGGCTTCTCAAGAAAGTGCATTCCATAAATTTAAAGCTGCGGGCGGAAAATTCTTTTTTAAGATTCTGATTGATGATGTAGTAGTGGCGACAAGCCGAAAATATTCGACCGAATTAATGCTTCAAAAAGGAATCAACGAAATTTTAAAATACGGAGGTGAGGCGGAAACAATCGACTTTACAGAGCAGGATTTTGTATTTCCTGAAATCGATTTTGAATAATGTGAAATTTAGTGTTTAATTTCACCAACCGACTTAAATTAAAAAAGCCCCGCAATGCGAGGCTTTCCATTTTCTAAGAAGCTTAGATTATTGTTTTGCAGCGTCTTTAGCTTGCTCAACTTTCATTTCTTCTACAGCTTTAGTGCTATCAACCATTGCATCAGCTTCTGCTTCAACAGTTTCGATAGTAGCGTCAGCGTTAGCTTC comes from the Flavobacterium ardleyense genome and includes:
- a CDS encoding DUF1508 domain-containing protein, which produces MGTFSISTRFNGQYKFVFNSRKGKIIYTSIPYEDKEECEKAIAIIKSASQESAFHKFKAAGGKFFFKILIDDVVVATSRKYSTELMLQKGINEILKYGGEAETIDFTEQDFVFPEIDFE